A genome region from Babesia bigemina genome assembly Bbig001, chromosome : I includes the following:
- a CDS encoding MCM8, putative yields MMDNALFFSGGSVTASGLTAAAVREKGCSEYTLEAGALVLASGGTCCIDELDKTTTAQQNSLLEAMESQSVSLAKGGIVCTLTAQCTVICAANPSGGRFNTSISVTKNIKLLAPLVSRFDLIFFIADKRSEEADDYIASHILKKDLKRQYSTREVRPEPVSLKDHVTYYRANEFLDENLLRSYIEYAKAYVNPVFTRPARKQLRKFYSELRQLSKMHNGLVITTRQLEGIIRLCQARARGDLCDRVTEEHVNDVCELFKQTGYYPGYLDTMSRPSEVVEPVKKARPKTSISIMAAFISRLPANRTVTITHQEMMEYARQTLKVCQSERDPRDLIERANLAGHILKKGNNWTVNI; encoded by the exons ATGATGGACAACGCTTTGTTCTTTTCGGGAGGATCGGTAACTGCTAGCGGGTTGACAGCTGCGGCAGTGCGCGAGAAAGGGTGCTCGGAGTACACGCTGGAGGCTGGCGCCCTCGTGCTTGCGTCGGGGGGAACGTGCTGCATCGACGAGCTGGACAAAACTACGACGGCACAGCAAAACTCGCTGTTGGAGGCCATGGAATCGCAGTCGGTATCGCTGGCGAAAGGAGGTATTGTATGCACCCTGACAGCGCAATGCACCGTTATCTGCGCGGCAAACCCATCCGGCGGCCGGTTCAACACCAGCATATCGGTCACGAAGAACATCAAGCTTCTCGCGCCGCTCGTAAGCAGGTTCGACCTGATATTCTTCATCGC TGACAAGCGGTCGGAGGAAGCGGACGActacatcgcatcgcacaTCCTTAAGAAG GACCTAAAGCGCCAATACAGCACCCGAGAAGTGCGGCCGGAGCCAGTTTCTTTGAAGGATCACGTCACGTACTACCGG GCGAACGAGTTCCTGGACGAGAACCTTTTGCGGAGCTATATTGAGTACGCCAAAGCGTACGTGAACCCAGTTTTCACGCGGCCTGCGCGCAAACAGCTGAGGAAGTTCTACTCCGAGCTGCGCCAGCTCTCGAAAATGCACAACGGTCTGGTGATAACCACTAGGCAACTGGAGGGAATCATTCGTCTGTGCCAG GCGCGTGCCCGTGGCGACTTGTGCGACCGAGTCACGGAGGAGCACGTCAACGATGTGTGTGAGCTGTTCAAGCAAACCGGGTACTACCCGGGCTACCTCGACACTATGTCGCGTCCTTCCGAAGTG GTGGAGCCAGTAAAGAAGGCGCGTCCGAAGACCTCCATATCGATAATGGCGGCATTTATTTCCAGGTTGCCTGCTAACCGCACCGTTACGATAACCCACCAG GAAATGATGGAGTACGCAAGGCAGACTTTGAAAGTTTGCCAGTCCGAAAGGGATCCACGTGATTTGATCGAACGCG CGAATCTCGCCGGTCACATATTGAAGAAAGGCAACAACTGGACCGTTAATATTTAG
- a CDS encoding amine oxidase, putative encodes MAASGNSRGERKINILRWIFLYHCLTEGQQKELLQSIGEQKQPNYATDRNFTLSVDRPAYVLYYNIALVLRERLFCKYMHLVWNKFGRAVILKLAITETMIRSKDPQLSVDLLHMFRSLDYYRKTTTTYEKVLTIKPGRVNAVFAEMLEHRLSLFMTLGLAPPKDIATLFLSPDRPSQFPYPPNFNFDETMLRLFGTNTEEVVQSDRFKKVRLQGPEGPQVDFPLPWTNGVPTSKEAGLYEPSRPEQTWNMSKIHMALHTDFHPSEVNKKFRNNFNNLVPRETDVVVVGAGIAGLVAASYLKSCGVDVVVLEGRDRVGGRACTTSFPARRCGGKNVPEVNIDLGANYFHCCNVTDAGEGEHRPDAVKDVRARRAHFKSLMGISSEIKPAVADVAGGANWESTVYTRWCDFEGKQIKMESVIKANMIAEKIRVRAARKVQCMKKFMKNPPGNPNPTNSSRHLWYVREGLYREIFNRPPQNTGSMCPEAFDFSSRATASPFPSSHVGYAPLVEDYNPTGIPSVQYAPQYPNMFAHGSDSAVLHGYAPIPNYGAVYAPAGHKPVGVVDKTVSSIPPQSQCTYNGGAPGGVYVEQPYRNWSPPPGCSLPTNQHCTVNKPDYSKNWDAYGVMEKLLKNSPLGVPRHINVKAPCDSNAYLYDEQGNRKSLWDIYIESITEVFQENVLSPQNVTDTEWSMIFVILQSRIGYNSDLRETCISMCRLPNIDEEFDDSLYYLSKENWILNNRYVWQHYTQHTSVNKKPFACQNDSDKLVIDGWDWLLDAISQGVEHDVYLKSTVTDIHVQIGDMEYPVSVQVCGPKGTWHPPKLIRAKYAIIAVPSSMISPFSNGRQYPNQIVLSPPLNSLKSMALLRYKMGHHNKVILRFKEADVFWSAQTPQLNTLDPRFQFINLHMYGKLGCILAHCFPPFSTTWGAVGAEAEIVRQCLEVLRMSFGIDMANMPYPIDAMVTSWYRDPFAMGSYSYPGVNAADDDIIHLKSPHPIEFPRVLFAGEYLSSSYYQCVDGAYDTGMRAAEDVAHLGLCKPYPFPLTADSPSLDGMYNPMMREKYLGIPVPLPEADLLGYYLTDGSDDRITDDEADDRILGNSGLLGDELMVMERARCLLDVDTLHVNSYQRDAKAVIDCMEVLRGRNHWNSPLASLLNILTAVIQASQTPGEHVTGGVMNMRCQSAANAILQKFLALEGVRHDYVCHACLAGGEVIMCDSASCNKVWHEECLPPQLGELVKDTNAQWLCPCCRGMDIQRGQYSVPRALAQYWRRRGVWWCVKALMRHCHTVSRRITFLHKRVSHPKQRT; translated from the coding sequence ATGGCGGCGTCTGGCAACAGTAGGGGGGAGCGGAAGATCAACATCCTCCGCTGGATCTTCCTCTACCATTGCCTGACGGAGGGGCAGCAGaaagagctgctgcagtcCATCGGTGAGCAAAAGCAGCCCAATTACGCGACTGACAGGAACTTCACGCTATCGGTAGATCGTCCAGCGTACGTCCTTTACTACAACATCGCTCTGGTGCTGCGGGAGCGGCTTTTCTGCAAATACATGCACCTGGTGTGGAACAAATTTGGCAGGGCTGTGATACTAAAACTCGCCATCACCGAGACCATGATTCGGAGCAAAGATCCACAGCTGTCTGTGGACCTGCTGCATATGTTCCGCTCGTTGGATTATTACCGCAAGACCACCACGACATACGAAAAGGTTTTGACCATCAAACCTGGAAGGGTTAATGCGGTCTTCGCAGAAATGCTGGAGCACAGACTCAGCCTGTTCATGACGCTTGGCCTCGCTCCCCCCAAAGATATCGCAACCCTGTTTTTGTCTCCGGATAGGCCATCGCAATTTCCGTACCCTCCCAACTTCAACTTCGACGAGACGATGTTGCGTCTTTTCGGCACCAACACAGAGGAGGTGGTGCAATCCGATCGCTTTAAAAAAGTTAGATTGCAGGGGCCAGAGGGGCCTCAGGTCGATTTCCCCCTGCCGTGGACGAACGGCGTGCCAACCTCTAAGGAGGCGGGGCTCTACGAACCCTCAAGGCCCGAACAGACCTGGAACATGAGTAAGATACACATGGCGCTGCACACGGATTTCCACCCCTCCGAGGTGAACAAAAAGTTCCGCAACAACTTCAACAACCTGGTGCCGAGGGAAACGGATGTCGTTGTTGTCGGCGCTGGCATCGCAGGTCTGGTTGCGGCAAGCTACCTCAAGTCGTGCGGCGTTGATGTGGTTGTTCTGGAGGGCAGGGACAGGGTTGGGGGGCGTGCGTGTACCACCTCATTTCCCGCACGGAGGTGCGGCGGCAAGAACGTCCCTGAGGTCAATATTGATCTGGGCGCGAACTACTTTCACTGCTGCAACGTCACCGACGCCGGGGAGGGCGAGCACCGGCCAGACGCTGTGAAGGATGTGCGGGCACGGCGGGCGCACTTCAAGTCGCTCATGGGCATCTCCTCCGAGATTAAGCCGGCCGTCGCCGACGTCGCTGGTGGTGCGAACTGGGAGTCGACCGTGTACACGCGCTGGTGCGACTTCGAGGGTAAGCAGATCAAGATGGAAAGCGTTATAAAGGCCAACATGATCGCCGAGAAAATACGCGTGCGTGCGGCCCGCAAGGTCCAGTGCATGAAAAAGTTCATGAAGAACCCCCCCGGGAACCCTAACCCCACCAACAGTTCGAGGCACCTCTGGTACGTCCGTGAGGGCCTGTATCGTGAAATCTTCAACCGCCCGCCACAGAACACAGGTTCGATGTGTCCTGAGGCATTTGACTTTTCTTCGCGCGCCACTGCATCCCCGTTCCCCTCCTCCCATGTAGGATACGCCCCATTGGTTGAAGACTACAACCCAACTGGCATCCCGTCGGTGCAATACGCGCCACAATACCCCAACATGTTCGCACACGGCAGTGATAGTGCCGTGTTGCACGGATACGCCCCGATACCCAACTACGGGGCTGTTTACGCTCCCGCCGGCCACAAGCCGGTTGGCGTTGTCGACAAAACTGTCAGCAGCATTCCTCCGCAATCGCAATGCACCTacaacggcggcgctccggGCGGAGTCTATGTCGAGCAGCCGTACAGAAACTGGAGCCCACCCCCTGGTTGTTCGCTGCCGACGAATCAGCACTGCACGGTCAACAAGCCGGACTACTCGAAAAACTGGGACGCGTACGGCGTGATGGAGAAGCTCCTGAAGAATTCACCGCTCGGGGTTCCGCGCCACATCAACGTCAAGGCGCCGTGCGACTCGAACGCCTACCTCTATGACGAGCAGGGCAACCGCAAGTCGCTGTGGGACATATACATCGAGTCCATCACCGAGGTCTTCCAGGAGAACGTGCTCTCGCCGCAGAACGTGACCGACACGGAGTGGAGCATGATTTTCGTGATTCTGCAGTCGCGCATAGGGTACAACAGCGACCTGCGCGAGACATGCATTTCGATGTGTCGCCTTCCCAACATCGACGAGGAGTTTGACGACTCCCTGTACTACCTGTCTAAGGAGAACTGGATTCTGAACAATCGGTACGTGTGGCAGCACTACACACAGCACACCTCCGTGAATAAGAAGCCGTTCGCCTGCCAAAACGACAGTGACAAGCTGGTAATCGACGGCTGGGACTGGCTGCTCGACGCCATCAGCCAAGGTGTCGAGCACGACGTGTACCTGAAATCAACGGTCACCGATATCCACGTGCAGATCGGAGACATGGAGTACCCGGTGAGTGTGCAGGTTTGTGGGCCGAAGGGAACGTGGCACCCCCCGAAGCTCATTCGCGCCAAGTACGCTATCATCGCGGTCCCCAGCAGCATGATCTCGCCGTTTTCGAACGGCAGGCAGTACCCGAACCAGATAGTGCTCAGCCCTCCCTTGAACTCACTGAAGAGCATGGCGTTGCTGCGCTACAAGATGGGCCACCATAACAAGGTGATCCTGAGGTTCAAGGAAGCCGACGTCTTCTGGTCTGCACAAACGCCGCAGCTGAACACGCTGGACCCGCGTTTCCAGTTCATCAATCTGCACATGTACGGCAAGTTGGGCTGCATTCTGGCGCACTGCTTCCCCCCCTTCAGCACCACGTGGGGGGCAGTAGGCGCCGAGGCGGAGATCGTCAGGCAGTGCCTGGAGGTGCTGCGAATGTCCTTCGGCATCGACATGGCCAACATGCCGTACCCCATTGATGCGATGGTGACCAGCTGGTATCGCGACCCCTTTGCCATGGGCTCCTACTCCTACCCCGGCGTGAACGCTGCCGACGACGACATCATCCACCTCAAAAGCCCGCACCCTATCGAGTTTCCGCGTGTGCTGTTCGCGGGTGAATACCTCTCCAGCAGTTACTACCAGTGCGTTGACGGAGCGTACGACACCGGCATGCGCGCGGCGGAGGACGTGGCCCACCTCGGGCTGTGCAAGCCGTACCCCTTCCCGCTAACGGCCGACAGCCCGTCTCTGGACGGGATGTACAACccgatgatgagggagaAGTACCTCGGGATACCGGTGCCGCTGCCCGAGGCAGACCTGCTGGGCTACTACCTCACCGACGGGAGCGACGACCGCATCACTGACGACGAGGCCGACGACAGGATCCTGGGGAACTCGGGATTGCTGGGCGACGAGCTCATGGTGATGGAGCGCGCGAGGTGCCTGCTCGACGTCGACACCCTGCATGTCAACAGCTACCAGAGGGACGCCAAAGCTGTTATCGACTGCATGGAGGTTCTTCGCGGGAGAAACCATTGGAACAGCCCGCTGGCTTCGCTGTTAAACATCCTGACTGCCGTGATTCAGGCTTCTCAGACCCCCGGGGAGCACGTCACGGGCGGCGTGATGAACATGAGGTGCCAAAGTGCGGCCAACGCGATCTTGCAGAAGTTCCTCGCGCTGGAGGGCGTGCGCCACGATTACGTGTGCCACGCGTGCCTCGCTggcggcgaggtgattaTGTGCGACTCGGCGTCCTGCAACAAAGTGTGGCACGAGGAGTGCCTGCCACCGCAGCTAGGTGAGCTTGTCAAAGACACCAATGCGCAGTGGCTGTGTCCATGCTGCCGTGGGATGGACATACAGCGCGGCCAGTACAGCGTTCCGCGGGCGCTGGCGCAGTACTGGCGGCGCCGCGGTGTGTGGTGGTGTGTGAAGGCGCTAATGCGGCACTGCCACACTGTTAGCAGGAGGATAACCTTCCTGCACAAACGCGTCTCTCACCCCAAACAGAGAACGTGA
- a CDS encoding DNA replication licensing factor MCM5, putative, giving the protein MLGLQEGTVYTSNAAHGVSEEVLNMPASLPSLDSVYQYFSLFLNTYSADSLQQGKLKRMLLENVKNNNYLLEVKLDDLFQFQNIAERNPNREDDSIANRLKNLQMNRADGGDVNMEADRALPPTYAGELVRVLTERPLIYLSTIERACYDVCKLHQKLDDEDEDFHFIQINLLNTFCKPTPIRALLAAKQERFVVVPGIIVQAYRPQHKMKTMTIQCRYCDHKMKLDVPLWISKPQVPRTCRYAATIKATGGEAAQMENQLGCFNAQNPYVVLPNECHFVDVQTLKLQELSEDVPTGDMPRHLQLNVTRYLCDKMIPGDRVMVHGVLTNYSVSTRGSEPTAIGSSYLHVLGIEKLTQGKGESIAFDLEETNDLVLLATQPDIHEKIFKSIAPALYGLDNVKKAVACALFGGSRKEVGSDNRVRGDINILMLGDPSVAKSQILKFVDHVAPISVYTSGKGSSAAGLTAAVVRDKMGVFSLEGGAMVLADGGVVCIDEFDKMREDDAVAIHEAMEQQTISISKAGITTMLNTRCAVIAAANPTFGSYSDDTDTTEQHEFKTTILSRFDLIFMLRDKENIRRDTTLCKHILSLHAKQAHAASCPIPMQKLRRLIQYAKQAVSPMLSSDAKDALRNFYVQKRREYHEDKRSATKKIPITLRQLESLVRIAESFARMELSPISTEKHIHMAIELFMVATGETMKQTLSVESMSQHEQLMVKQVEDYILHRLPKGHRLSRRYLIRDVESKGFAIQHVSKALAILIKRGTIQERGDLSLRRVMA; this is encoded by the exons ATGTTGGGACTGCAGGAAGGCACTGTCTACACCTCCAACGCGGCGCACGGCGTCAGCGAGGAGGTGCTTAATATGCCGGCCAGCCTTCCAAGCTTGGACAGCGTGTACCAGTACTTCAGCCTCTTCCTGAACACCTACTCGGCGGAttcgctgcagcagggcAAGCTGAAGCggatgctgctggagaacgTCAAGAACAACAACtacctccttgaggtgaAACTCGACGACCTTTTCCAGTTTCAGAACATCGCCGAGCGCAACCCGAACCGCGAAGACGACTCGATTGCTAATAGGTTGAAGAATCTGCAGATGAACCGCGcggacggcggcgacgtcAACATGGAGGCCGACCGCGCCCTGCCGCCTACCTACGCCGGAGAGCTGGTCAGG GTGTTGACGGAACGCCCTCTCATCTACCTTTCGACAATAGAACGCGCTTGCTACGACGTTTGCAAGCTCCACCAGAAATTGGACGACGAAGACGAGGACTTCCACTTCATTCAGATCAACCTGCTGAACACCTTCTGCAAGCCCACGCCCATCAG AGCGTTGCTCGCTGCCAAACAGGAACGGTTCGTGGTTGTGCCGGGTATCATCGTCCAGGCCTACCGGCCGCAGCACAAGATGAAGACCATGACCATCCAGTGCCGCTACTGCGACCATAAGATGAAGCTGGACGTGCCGCTCTGGATTTCGAAGCCGCAGGTGCCGCGCACCTGCCGGTACGCCGCGACGATAAAGGCAACCGGAGGGGAAGCTGCGCAGATGGAAAACCAGCTGGGCTGCTTCAACGCGCAGAACCCCTACGTCGTGCTGCCCAACGAGTGCCACTTCGTGGACGTGCAGACGCTCAAACTACAGGAGCTGTCGGAGGACGTGCCCACCGGTGACATGCCGCGCCACCTGCAGTTGAACGTGACGCGCTACCTGTGCGACAAAATGATCCCCGGAGACCGGGTGATGGTGCACGGCGTTTTAACAAACTACAGCGTCTCCACCCGGGGCTCGGAGCCAACTGCGATCGGCAGTTCGTACTTGCACGTGCTTGGTATCGAGAAACTCACACAGGGCAAGGGCGAGTCCATTGCGTTCGACCTCGAGGAGACCAACGACCTGGTGCTGCTGGCGACGCAGCCGGACATCCACGAGAAGATATTCAAGTCGATCGCACCGGCGCTTTATGGGCTCGACAATGTCAAAAAGGCCGTGGCGTGCGCCTTGTTCGGCGGCAGCCGCAAGGAGGTCGGCAGCGACAACCGCGTGCGCGGTGACATCAACATTCTGATGCTCGGTGACCCGTCTGTTGCGAAGTCGCAGATCCTGAAGTTCGTCGACCACGTGGCGCCCATTTCAGTGTACACGTCCGGCAAGGGCAGCAGTGCTGCCGGTCTGACCGCCGCGGTCGTGCGTGACAAGATGGGCGTGTTTTCCCTGGAGGGCGGCGCCATGGTGCTGGCCGACGGCGGCGTGGTCTGCATCGACGAGTTCGACAAGATGCGCGAGGACGACGCTGTGGCGATACACGAAGCCATGGAGCAGCAAACAATCTCCATTTCCAAGGCGGGCATCACTACCATGCTCAACACGAGGTGCGCTGTGATCGCAGCCGCCAATCCCACGTTCGGGTCGTACTCGGACGACACTGACACGACCGAACAGCACGAGTTCAAGACCACCATCCTCTCCAGGTTCGACCTCATATTCATGCTGCGCGACAAGGAGAACATTCGACGCGACACGACCCTCTGCAAGCACATCCTTTCTCTGCACGCCAAGCAGGCACACGCCGCCAGCTGCCCGATCCCCATGCAGAAGCTGCGCAGGCTGATCCAGTACGCCAAGCAGGCCGTCTCGCCGATGCTGAGCAGCGACGCCAAGGATGCGTTGCGCAACTTTTACGTGCAGAAGCGCAGGGAATACCACGAGGACAAGCGTAGCGCCACCAAAAAAATCCCGATAACGCTGCGTCAGCTCGAGTCGCTGGTGCGAATTGCGGAGAGCTTCGCGCGCATGGAGCTGTCGCCGATCTCGACGGAGAAGCACATACACATGGCCATCGAGCTTTTCATGGTCGCCACCGGCGAAACCATGAAGCAGACGCTCTCCGTGGAGTCCATGAGCCAGCACGAGCAGCTGATGGTGAAGCAGGTGGAGGACTAcattctgcatcgcctccCCAAGGGCCACAGACTGTCGCGGCGATACCTCATCCGCGACGTCGAGAGCAAGGGGTTCGCCATTCAGCACGTGTCGAA GGCGCTAGCGATACTCATAAAACGAGGGACGATCCAGGAACGGGGCGATCTTTCGCTTCGGCGCGTTATGGCGTGA
- a CDS encoding heat shock protein DNAJ, putative, translating to MRINAVLCLSVVLWLLLGAGNRQDPEGLYAVLGVEPDASIDEIKRKYKALAIKWHPDKNPTNAAKATEMFQKISTAYETLSDPKKRREYDDMGDFDIPLQWSRSTSSSRRHRSQRRHGANSRRQSDQFAMSSSVITRERTLPDGSVEITTTEEIVGRDGTVTRKSSTEIRPPRHTSTSRRISHQPERMAHNMRAVSTSFSDRQRGPRNSGHRDAF from the exons ATGCGTATCAATGCCGTTTTGTGTTTGTCTGTCGTGTTATGGTTATTATTAGGAGCAGGAAACCGTCAGGACCCTGAGGGGCTTTACGCGGTGCTTGGCGTCGAGCCAGATGCTAGTATCGACGAAATCAAGAGGAAGTACAAGGCTTTGGCCATAAAATGGCACCCGG ACAAAAACCCTACGAACGCGGCAAAGGCAACCGAAATGTTCCAAAAGATTTCCACGGCCTACGAGACCCTGTCGGATCCAAAGAAACGGAGAGAATATGACG ATATGGGCGACTTTGATATCCCCCTACAGTGGTCAAGAAGCACGTCTTCGTCCAGGAGGCACAGGTCACAGCGCAGGCACGGCGCCAACTCACGTCGCCAGTCGGATCAATTCGCCATGTCATCCTCTGTCATCACTAGGGAGAGGACCCTACCTGACGGCAGTGTCGAGATAACTACAACGGAAGAGATCGTGGGTAGGGATGGAACCGTTACGCGGAAGTCGTCCACTGAGATACGACCACCACGGCACACATCCACAAGCAGAAGAATATCACACCAACCGGAGCGGATGGCACATAATATGAGGGCCGTCTCCACATCGTTCTCTGATCGGCAGAGGGGCCCGCGGAACTCTGGCCATCGTGACGCCTTTTGA
- a CDS encoding DNA replication licensing factor MCM8, which produces MELSAGVLRHLGYLYFTGDQTKDTGPLIKGITQWTEYFDFNWQAILGKGEEAFRETYVVHIDYLDLLNTDVPGGVEVFKHNICSKPAFLLSCMSAGLHISACKRFGRNSLIDKHLDGRNAGGDVSDTSASSVSLDAAGATDMQCKRSDIATTLLGNGLCKHVFFMDVLPQYVTLRLQNFFPRSPFSVLRSHAIGCLVSIAGQVIRISTTTPMIISGMFTCAKCGCHFFKKFKDGLFEYPSRCFTEGCTWRASHFQRHCVQTTSSQVVRIQEDSRMDTSASARYGDSAVGTYVDVELTGDLVDQCSPGNLVDIVGIVDATPCLVNEDLTGHNSTYNIVVKAVSMNVLNKRMTRFSQDAYGARGFRWGITNGIPDHQMNSRKTWKGLPTSAQTQDTNSVASQDDNATGDSGLYNFIREIYYSEPNRFYLAAASLCRAAVGRPYIKGVV; this is translated from the exons ATGGAGCTCTCTGCGGGGGTGTTGCGGCATCTGGGCTATCTGTACTTCACGGGTGACCAGACAAAGG ATACCGGCCCCCTGATAAAGGGAATAACGCAGTGGACGGAGTACTTCGACTTCAACTGGCAGGCCATTCTGGGTAAA GGGGAAGAAGCCTTCCGGGAAACATACGTGGTGCATATTGATTACTTAGACCTGCTCAACACCGATGTCCCTGGAGGAGTGGAGGTTTTTAAACACAACATATGCTCCAAGCCCGCGTTCTTGCTCAGCTGCATGTCTGCAGGACTCCACATCTCGGCATGCAAGAGATTTGGCCGCAACAGCCTGATTGACAAGCACCTGGACGGCAGGAATGCCGGTGGCGACGTTTCGGATACATCCGCTTCATCGG TTTCGTTGGACGCCGCTGGCGCCACGGATATGCAATGCAAGCGCAGCGATATCGCAACGACACTGCTTGGCAATGGCTTGTGCAAACACGTATTCTTCATGGACGTGTTGCCGCAATATGTGACCCTTCGGTTGCAAAACTTCTTTCCGCGTTCGCCCTTCagcgtgctgcgcagccatGCCATCGGGTGCCTGGTCAGCATTGCGGGGCAGGTCATCAGGATCAGCACCACAACCCCCATGATCATCTCTGGAATGTTCACATGCGCGAAATGCGGGTGCCACTTCTTCAAAAAGTTCAAGGATGGGCTGTTCGAGTACCCGTCCCGCTGTTTCACCGAGGGATGCACATGGCGCGCGTCGCACTTCCAGCGCCATTGCGTGCAAACCACAAGCTCTCAGGTTGTGAGGATCCAGGAGGATTCGCGCATGGACACCAGCGCAAGCGCCCGCTACGGTGACTCGGCTGTCGGTACCTACGTAGACGTTGAGCTAACTGGCGACCTCGTGGACCAGTGCAGCCCAGGCAATCTCGTCGACATTGTAGGGATTGTGGACGCTACGCCGTGCTTGGTTAATGAGGACCTGACTGGCCACAACTCCACGTATAACATCGTCGTGAAGGCGGTGTCTATGAACGTTTTGAACAAGCGCATGACACGCTTTTCACAGGACGCATACGGCGCCCGAGGATTCCGATGGGGAATCACCAACGGCATCCCTGACCATCAAATGAACTCCCGTAAAACCTGGAAG GGCCTGCCCACGTCGGCGCAGACACAGGACACCAATAGCGTGGCTTCGCAAGACGATAACGCAACCGGAGATTCTGGGCTGTACAACTTCATTCGCGAAATTTACTACAGCGAGCCAAACAGGTTCTACCTGGCTGCCGCGTCGCTATGTCGTGCGGCTGTGGGACGGCCCTATATCAAAGGTGTGGTTTGA